A genome region from Hymenobacter tibetensis includes the following:
- a CDS encoding energy transducer TonB gives MNRYFLLLYILAGEVLVPVPAANAQSITAYFKAQPGNHSDIDFGNGLKSRTDTVRGTDGAAAIVRYYASGQKQEEIPYLLLRKNELHGTQTRWFENGRVQATEHYANNQRHGQLLTYYPDGTLRRREEYQQGKQVKAECFAPDGKPVGYFDYLQFPDYPGGLLTLLRAIQSNTEYPKEALRNEEEGKVLIDFVVSSKGVVQDACVRKSVSPLLDQEALRVVNSLKGWKPARLDGEVTDVLFTLPVTFSIN, from the coding sequence GTGAACAGATATTTCCTGCTTTTATATATACTGGCCGGCGAGGTGCTTGTGCCAGTACCGGCAGCCAATGCCCAATCTATTACTGCGTATTTCAAAGCACAGCCCGGCAACCATAGTGACATTGATTTTGGCAATGGGCTGAAGTCGCGTACCGATACGGTGCGCGGTACGGATGGGGCCGCGGCCATCGTTCGGTATTATGCCAGCGGGCAGAAACAAGAGGAGATACCGTATCTGCTGTTGCGGAAAAACGAACTGCACGGCACCCAGACCCGCTGGTTTGAAAATGGGCGGGTGCAGGCCACGGAGCACTACGCCAACAACCAGCGGCACGGCCAGCTCCTAACCTATTACCCTGACGGCACCCTACGGCGCCGGGAAGAATACCAACAGGGCAAGCAAGTGAAAGCCGAGTGCTTTGCCCCGGATGGCAAACCAGTTGGCTACTTTGATTATTTGCAGTTTCCCGACTACCCGGGTGGGCTGCTTACTCTGCTCAGAGCCATCCAGAGCAACACCGAATACCCCAAAGAGGCACTACGCAACGAGGAAGAAGGGAAAGTGTTGATTGATTTTGTGGTGAGCAGTAAGGGAGTGGTGCAGGATGCCTGCGTCAGAAAAAGCGTCAGTCCCTTGCTCGACCAGGAAGCCTTGCGGGTAGTGAACAGCCTCAAAGGCTGGAAACCCGCTCGGCTTGATGGGGAAGTAACGGATGTATTGTTCACGTTGCCCGTCACTTTTTCAATCAACTAA
- a CDS encoding riboflavin synthase, giving the protein MFTGIIETLGTIQDVRRADTNIHFTVASPFAAELRIDQSVAHDGVCLTVVAVDAAAGTHVVTAIDETLQKTNLAHWQPGRRVNLERCLSANGRFDGHIVQGHVDLTAECETVEDQNGSWVYRFRHAPGPGRVTVEKGSICINGTSLTCFNSTDDGFSVAIIPYTYEHTTFQDLRPGHQVNLEFDIVGKYVAKLLGK; this is encoded by the coding sequence ATGTTTACTGGCATCATCGAAACACTAGGCACCATCCAGGATGTGCGCCGCGCCGACACTAATATTCACTTCACTGTAGCCTCGCCTTTTGCGGCAGAACTGCGCATCGACCAAAGCGTGGCCCACGACGGCGTGTGCCTAACGGTAGTAGCCGTGGACGCCGCAGCCGGAACGCACGTTGTCACGGCCATCGACGAGACCCTGCAAAAGACCAATCTGGCTCATTGGCAACCTGGCCGTCGCGTAAACCTAGAGCGTTGCTTGTCGGCTAACGGCCGCTTTGACGGCCACATCGTGCAAGGCCACGTTGACCTAACGGCCGAATGCGAAACGGTAGAAGACCAAAACGGTTCCTGGGTCTACCGCTTTCGGCATGCGCCCGGCCCTGGCCGCGTAACCGTCGAAAAAGGGTCTATCTGCATAAACGGTACGAGCCTTACTTGCTTCAACTCCACTGATGATGGCTTTTCTGTGGCCATCATTCCGTATACCTACGAGCACACCACCTTCCAAGACCTGCGGCCTGGGCACCAAGTGAATCTGGAGTTCGACATTGTGGGCAAATACGTGGCAAAACTGCTGGGCAAATAG
- a CDS encoding phosphatase PAP2 family protein, whose protein sequence is MIEQLQALDRWLVVAANSHRTPKLDALMIFFTEREVWFPAYFVLLVLLSYLYKRRALLVVPLLGLSVGLADLISSRFFKPYFARLRPCHDPELSATLNLIHGCGGQFGFLSSHAANAFAFAIFVNLVLPRQYRVAKWLLLVWAVLVSYSRIYLAAHFASDVLAGATLGTLTALLSATIYKRLTTPDFSPRIS, encoded by the coding sequence TTGATCGAGCAGTTACAAGCCCTGGACCGCTGGCTAGTAGTGGCCGCTAACAGCCACCGCACGCCCAAGCTGGATGCGCTGATGATATTCTTCACGGAGCGCGAAGTGTGGTTTCCGGCCTACTTCGTGCTGCTGGTGCTGCTGAGCTACCTCTACAAGCGCCGGGCCTTGCTGGTGGTGCCTCTATTGGGACTAAGCGTAGGCTTGGCCGACTTAATATCGAGTAGGTTCTTTAAGCCATACTTCGCCCGCCTGCGGCCCTGCCACGACCCCGAACTGTCGGCCACCCTCAACCTGATTCATGGCTGCGGGGGGCAATTCGGCTTTCTTTCATCGCATGCGGCCAATGCGTTTGCCTTCGCCATCTTCGTAAACCTGGTGCTGCCCCGGCAGTACCGGGTAGCCAAGTGGCTGCTCTTGGTGTGGGCGGTGTTGGTCAGCTACAGCCGCATCTATCTAGCGGCCCACTTCGCCTCCGATGTGCTGGCTGGGGCCACGCTCGGTACTCTGACGGCCTTGCTGAGCGCCACTATCTACAAGCGCCTCACCACTCCGGATTTCTCGCCAAGAATTTCCTAG
- a CDS encoding sugar transferase produces MIRTLQRLKLIAADFGAALLAWVCFFLLRKHLLSEINEGYRFTEGALFYLTGSALMIAFFWTALYALIGEYRDIFRKSRLGEIIRLGRVSVLGALIIFFAFLLDDQGVSNYQLYYKTITAYFLLHFTISAVFRTMAVSSVQHLVRNGTIFFNTLLVGSNALALETCFELRRNSRHLGLKLVGFAPVGDTVDAGLAAELPTRGSYRRLPALVRALKIEQIVIAIEPSEHRVVEEILTLLEGTPARISVLPDLYQMLLGSVKVSHIFGTPLIEIKQDLLPLWQRVLKRVIDVVASSLFLLLAWPVYAFTAAMVKLSSPGPVFYSQERIGRFGHPFRIYKFRSMYTDAEKQGPSLSSDHDPRITPWGRFMRKVRLDELPQFWNVIRGDMSIVGPRPERQFFIDQIVKIAPHYRHLHRVRPGLTSLGQVKYGYAETVTQMVERLKFDILYIENMSLAMDFRVLLYTLKIIIEGRGK; encoded by the coding sequence TTGATCCGCACCTTGCAACGACTAAAGCTAATTGCCGCCGACTTTGGGGCGGCCCTTTTAGCATGGGTGTGTTTCTTTCTACTGCGCAAACACCTACTGAGTGAAATAAACGAAGGCTACCGCTTTACCGAAGGGGCTTTATTCTACCTAACAGGCTCAGCCCTGATGATTGCCTTCTTCTGGACGGCTCTGTATGCGCTTATTGGCGAGTATCGGGACATTTTCCGTAAGTCGCGTCTCGGGGAAATTATCCGGCTCGGGCGCGTATCGGTGCTCGGCGCGTTGATTATCTTCTTTGCATTTCTGCTTGACGACCAAGGGGTCAGCAACTATCAGCTATACTACAAAACCATTACGGCGTATTTCCTGCTGCACTTTACCATTTCGGCCGTGTTCCGAACAATGGCTGTGAGTAGCGTGCAGCATCTGGTTCGCAACGGCACCATCTTCTTCAACACGCTACTGGTGGGCTCTAATGCCCTAGCCCTCGAAACCTGCTTTGAACTGCGCCGCAACAGCCGGCACCTGGGCCTCAAACTGGTTGGGTTTGCCCCCGTCGGTGACACCGTGGATGCTGGCCTGGCTGCCGAGTTACCTACCCGTGGCTCGTATCGCCGGCTGCCCGCGCTGGTCCGGGCCCTGAAAATTGAGCAGATTGTAATTGCCATTGAGCCCTCGGAGCACCGGGTGGTAGAAGAGATTCTGACGTTGCTGGAAGGCACCCCCGCCCGGATTAGCGTATTGCCGGACCTCTACCAGATGTTGCTGGGCTCGGTGAAAGTGAGCCACATTTTCGGCACGCCCCTCATCGAAATCAAGCAGGACCTGCTGCCGCTGTGGCAGCGCGTGTTGAAGCGGGTGATTGATGTGGTGGCTTCCTCGCTCTTCTTGCTGCTGGCCTGGCCAGTGTATGCTTTCACGGCCGCCATGGTGAAACTGTCGTCGCCGGGGCCGGTGTTCTACTCGCAGGAGCGTATTGGGCGGTTTGGGCACCCATTCCGCATCTACAAGTTCCGCTCGATGTACACTGATGCGGAAAAGCAAGGCCCCTCACTTAGCTCCGACCACGACCCCCGCATCACGCCCTGGGGGCGCTTCATGCGTAAAGTTCGCCTCGACGAACTCCCGCAGTTCTGGAACGTTATCCGCGGCGATATGAGCATTGTGGGTCCCCGCCCAGAGCGCCAGTTTTTCATCGACCAGATTGTGAAAATTGCCCCTCATTACCGCCATCTGCACCGCGTCCGGCCAGGTCTCACCAGCCTCGGGCAAGTGAAATACGGCTATGCCGAAACCGTGACCCAGATGGTAGAACGCCTCAAGTTCGATATTCTGTACATCGAGAATATGAGCTTGGCCATGGACTTCCGGGTCTTATTGTACACCCTCAAAATTATCATTGAGGGGCGCGGAAAGTAG
- a CDS encoding acyl-CoA thioesterase, protein MRKQRPVKDSFVIMTELVLPNDTNTLNNLMGGRMMHLMDIAAAIAAQKHSNRIVVTASVDNVSFRDAIRLGSVVTLQAQVTRAFSSSMEVHIDVWAEDIPSGTKMKTNEAFFTFVAVDQSGRPIDVPEAVPETPEEVQLYEGALRRRQLRLVLGGRMKPTEATELRALFEME, encoded by the coding sequence ATGCGCAAACAAAGGCCCGTAAAGGACTCGTTCGTTATAATGACTGAGTTGGTTCTACCGAACGACACCAACACGCTTAACAACCTAATGGGCGGCCGCATGATGCATCTCATGGACATTGCTGCCGCTATTGCTGCTCAAAAGCATTCCAACCGCATCGTCGTTACGGCTTCCGTCGACAACGTATCGTTCCGCGACGCCATTCGGCTCGGGAGCGTCGTGACTTTACAGGCTCAAGTAACGCGGGCTTTCAGCTCGAGCATGGAGGTTCATATTGATGTGTGGGCCGAGGATATTCCGAGCGGCACCAAGATGAAAACCAACGAGGCCTTTTTCACTTTCGTAGCCGTCGACCAGTCGGGCCGCCCGATTGACGTGCCAGAGGCCGTACCGGAAACCCCCGAAGAAGTACAGCTCTACGAAGGGGCCCTCCGCCGCCGGCAGCTGCGGCTAGTGCTCGGGGGACGCATGAAGCCCACAGAAGCCACCGAGCTACGGGCACTTTTTGAAATGGAATAA
- the gatB gene encoding Asp-tRNA(Asn)/Glu-tRNA(Gln) amidotransferase subunit GatB: protein MDESIKAKYQPVIGLEVHAQLLTHSKMYSSDENEYGAMPNNNLSVITLGHPGTLPRVNRTAVEYAMKMGLATNCHIRRDNLFARKNYFYPDLPKGYQITQDKTPICYEGHVEVRLSDGSTKQIGVTRIHMEEDAGKSMHLAGEVETLVDLNRAGVPLIEIVSEPDIRTSEEAYVYLTEIKKLVEYLEICDGNMEEGSLRCDANVSVMLKGADKFGTKVEVKNMNSFRNVQRAIEYEIERQIEMLERGEVIDSETRGFDAATGTTGGQRSKETMNDYRYFPEPDLPPVVIDDAWLHRVQAELPALPQQLYTRFTGELGLSDYDASVLTVEKDVALFFDELTRLTPNAKAAANWVQGAVKSFLNERALTMAEFPLTAQHLADIIQLIDDNKVSHSVASKQLFPYLLDHPAQTAAAAAEAQGLLQQSDSSALEAMIQQVLDANPAKVAEYRAGKKSLTGMFMGELMKLTGGKADPKMANQLLRQKLEG from the coding sequence ATGGACGAAAGCATCAAAGCCAAATACCAGCCCGTTATCGGCCTCGAAGTGCACGCGCAGTTGCTCACGCACAGCAAAATGTACTCTTCGGATGAGAATGAGTACGGCGCCATGCCCAACAACAATCTGAGCGTCATTACCTTGGGCCACCCCGGCACGCTGCCCCGCGTGAACCGCACGGCCGTGGAGTACGCCATGAAAATGGGGTTGGCTACTAATTGCCACATCCGCCGCGACAACCTGTTTGCGCGCAAAAACTACTTCTATCCCGACCTGCCGAAGGGCTACCAAATCACCCAAGACAAAACGCCTATCTGCTACGAAGGGCACGTGGAAGTGCGCCTCTCCGACGGCTCGACCAAGCAAATCGGCGTGACGCGCATTCACATGGAGGAAGACGCTGGCAAGAGCATGCACTTAGCTGGCGAAGTGGAAACCCTCGTGGATCTGAACCGCGCCGGCGTGCCACTCATCGAAATTGTGTCGGAGCCCGATATCCGGACTTCTGAGGAAGCGTACGTGTACCTCACCGAGATTAAGAAGCTGGTGGAGTACCTGGAAATCTGCGACGGCAACATGGAGGAAGGCTCGCTCCGCTGCGACGCCAACGTGTCGGTGATGCTGAAAGGGGCCGATAAGTTCGGCACCAAGGTGGAAGTGAAGAACATGAACTCGTTCCGCAACGTGCAGCGGGCCATCGAGTACGAAATCGAGCGCCAGATTGAAATGCTGGAGCGCGGCGAAGTTATCGACAGCGAAACCCGGGGCTTTGATGCCGCTACCGGCACCACCGGTGGCCAGCGCAGCAAGGAAACGATGAACGACTACCGTTACTTCCCGGAGCCCGATTTGCCGCCCGTTGTTATTGATGATGCCTGGCTGCACCGCGTGCAGGCGGAGCTACCGGCCTTGCCCCAGCAGTTGTATACGCGCTTCACCGGTGAGCTAGGCTTGTCTGACTACGATGCCTCGGTGCTAACGGTGGAGAAGGACGTGGCCTTGTTCTTCGATGAACTGACCCGCCTGACTCCGAACGCCAAAGCCGCGGCCAACTGGGTACAAGGTGCCGTGAAGTCGTTCCTGAACGAGCGCGCCCTTACCATGGCGGAGTTTCCGCTGACCGCGCAGCATCTGGCCGATATCATTCAGCTTATCGATGACAACAAGGTCAGCCACTCCGTAGCCAGCAAGCAGCTCTTCCCGTACCTGCTCGACCACCCCGCGCAAACGGCCGCCGCCGCCGCCGAAGCCCAGGGCTTACTGCAACAGTCGGACAGCAGTGCTTTGGAAGCTATGATTCAGCAGGTGCTGGACGCCAACCCCGCCAAGGTAGCCGAGTACCGCGCGGGTAAGAAGTCGTTGACGGGCATGTTTATGGGCGAGTTGATGAAGCTAACGGGCGGTAAGGCCGACCCCAAAATGGCCAACCAACTGCTACGCCAGAAGTTGGAAGGCTGA
- a CDS encoding redoxin domain-containing protein has product MKSFLLIGAVLGMANACNKATPPTTGSATSGTGYQITGQLTNAPAGAKVYLAELGDTQFISRDTAAVDDKGEFKFTGTVPEAGLYQVKVNDQNQVLVALANGSSLSLTGDAQKLSDSYTVKGSKDSEVLQQLSRTMTQSKTQMGRLEQRYNQNAQAGRSDSMQVLEKQFYALQARSTEGVKGLVRQNPGSVVSGFAVANLINPDEQFAFADSMTTIFKTTQPESRYTKALVAKLEPMRSTAVGVQAPEISLAAPDGKPVALSSLRGKYVLIDFWASWCGPCRRENPNVVKAYNKFKGKGFEIYGVSFDQDREKWLKAIQADGLVWKHVSDLKGWESAAGQTYSIKSIPASILLDPQGRIIGKNLRGEALEAKLASVLK; this is encoded by the coding sequence ATGAAAAGCTTCCTGTTGATTGGTGCGGTGCTAGGAATGGCCAATGCCTGTAATAAAGCCACGCCGCCCACCACTGGCTCGGCCACATCTGGTACCGGCTACCAGATTACGGGCCAACTAACTAATGCGCCAGCTGGCGCCAAGGTATATCTTGCGGAGCTAGGTGACACCCAGTTTATCTCGCGCGATACGGCTGCGGTTGACGACAAAGGGGAGTTCAAGTTCACGGGCACCGTGCCAGAAGCCGGCTTGTACCAAGTGAAGGTAAACGACCAAAATCAGGTGCTGGTAGCACTAGCCAACGGCAGTAGCCTGTCCCTGACCGGCGACGCACAAAAGCTAAGCGACAGCTACACCGTAAAGGGCTCCAAAGATTCGGAAGTATTGCAGCAGCTGAGCCGTACCATGACGCAGTCGAAGACGCAGATGGGCCGTTTGGAGCAGCGCTACAACCAAAATGCGCAAGCCGGCCGCTCCGACTCGATGCAGGTGCTGGAAAAACAGTTTTATGCGCTGCAAGCTCGCAGCACTGAAGGTGTTAAAGGCTTGGTGCGGCAGAACCCTGGCTCGGTGGTCTCGGGGTTTGCAGTAGCCAACCTCATCAACCCTGACGAGCAATTTGCCTTCGCGGATTCGATGACGACCATTTTCAAAACCACGCAGCCCGAATCGCGCTATACCAAGGCCTTGGTGGCCAAGCTGGAGCCGATGCGCTCTACGGCAGTTGGCGTACAAGCCCCCGAAATCAGCTTGGCCGCTCCGGATGGCAAGCCCGTAGCGCTGAGCAGCCTGCGGGGCAAGTACGTGCTAATCGACTTCTGGGCCTCGTGGTGCGGGCCGTGCCGCCGCGAAAACCCTAACGTGGTGAAAGCCTACAACAAGTTCAAAGGCAAAGGCTTTGAAATCTATGGCGTTAGCTTCGACCAGGACCGCGAAAAATGGCTGAAGGCCATTCAGGCTGATGGCCTGGTGTGGAAGCACGTTTCCGATCTGAAGGGCTGGGAAAGCGCCGCTGGTCAGACTTACAGCATCAAGTCCATTCCAGCTTCTATTTTACTTGATCCGCAAGGCCGCATTATCGGCAAAAACCTGCGTGGGGAAGCCCTGGAAGCTAAACTAGCTTCTGTGTTGAAGTAA
- a CDS encoding class I SAM-dependent methyltransferase: MSPTSGYHLVDGISMLHQQEQDYNPWFEEQYSATAEPWNYSRRGGELFRHAHTIELLRRFCPHPSSLLELGCSQGLMTAQLVPFTKELFASDVSPSAVKICKRKCDPLAAQHNCSMHYYVTTTPGLPFADDSFEVVTLCDGMIGWWFSEEQKQAALKDTYRVLRKGGYVMFTDYATPDVFDSYIQLIQNSELSVVSVSYLYDRPWYLLESVVKKLPGKALLSPIVASPKVAKLLHKAGGMVGTAAARHILIIARKE, encoded by the coding sequence ATGTCTCCTACCAGTGGGTATCATCTGGTAGATGGAATCTCGATGTTGCATCAGCAAGAGCAGGACTACAATCCCTGGTTTGAAGAACAATACAGCGCTACGGCTGAGCCATGGAATTATAGTCGGCGAGGTGGCGAGTTGTTTCGCCATGCGCATACTATCGAGCTATTGCGTCGCTTTTGTCCTCACCCTTCGTCCTTGCTCGAACTAGGCTGTAGCCAAGGTCTGATGACCGCCCAGCTTGTTCCTTTCACCAAAGAGCTATTTGCCTCCGACGTGTCGCCTAGTGCGGTGAAAATCTGTAAGCGGAAATGCGATCCGCTGGCGGCCCAGCACAACTGCTCGATGCACTACTACGTGACGACTACGCCCGGCCTCCCCTTTGCTGACGATAGTTTCGAGGTAGTTACCCTCTGCGACGGAATGATTGGGTGGTGGTTCAGTGAAGAACAGAAACAAGCTGCGCTCAAAGACACGTACCGGGTGTTGCGCAAGGGAGGCTACGTCATGTTCACTGACTACGCCACTCCCGACGTATTTGACAGCTACATCCAGCTTATCCAAAACAGTGAGCTGTCAGTAGTTTCCGTCAGCTACTTATACGATAGGCCTTGGTATCTGCTTGAGTCTGTGGTTAAAAAGCTGCCGGGCAAAGCCCTGCTCAGCCCAATTGTAGCCAGCCCGAAGGTTGCTAAACTACTCCATAAGGCTGGGGGTATGGTCGGCACCGCAGCGGCCCGGCACATCCTCATCATAGCTCGCAAAGAGTAA
- a CDS encoding LIC11966 family surface protein, translated as MRFFTLATAVLAAGLSLSASAQVFTDPGAYNNAIVAEQRAMLKKNLRYISKSAHSDNEKKIDAKRLDLIKQTEASLNKVAKMPAFEDDKGFKEQTTEAFYQLLKVYSEDYKAVDLMAATRTATIENMEQYFQLQEIAEAKLQVVNDSVDAAQNRFARRHKMTISEDPEGKRLANYMRQVAEVNSYQHKVYLAQFLVEKANARLTDALSSQNVVAFEQARLQLIEDTNKAVASLSAITPFRGKDAHYRDAARNLVKFYAAFAANQATQMKVLLERKDSFTKADADKFNGFINLYNTQNQKLSTAYNQAGNNFQATYIPVFND; from the coding sequence ATGCGTTTTTTTACTCTTGCTACGGCGGTGTTAGCGGCCGGCTTATCCCTCTCTGCCTCCGCCCAGGTGTTCACCGACCCCGGCGCTTACAACAATGCTATTGTGGCCGAACAGCGGGCCATGCTGAAGAAGAACCTGCGCTACATCAGCAAATCAGCCCACTCCGACAACGAGAAGAAAATCGACGCCAAGCGCCTCGACCTAATCAAGCAAACCGAGGCTTCGCTGAATAAAGTAGCCAAGATGCCCGCTTTCGAGGACGACAAAGGCTTCAAGGAGCAAACCACCGAGGCCTTCTACCAGTTGTTGAAAGTGTACTCCGAGGACTACAAGGCGGTGGACTTGATGGCTGCTACCCGCACGGCAACCATCGAAAATATGGAGCAGTACTTCCAGCTTCAGGAAATTGCGGAAGCCAAGCTCCAAGTGGTCAACGACAGCGTGGATGCTGCGCAAAACCGGTTTGCCCGGCGCCACAAAATGACTATTTCGGAAGACCCGGAAGGCAAGCGCCTCGCCAACTACATGCGGCAGGTGGCGGAGGTGAACAGCTACCAGCACAAAGTGTATCTGGCGCAGTTTCTGGTGGAAAAGGCCAATGCCCGCCTTACCGATGCCTTAAGTTCGCAGAATGTAGTAGCGTTCGAACAGGCTCGGTTGCAGCTAATTGAAGACACCAACAAGGCGGTAGCAAGCTTGAGCGCTATTACGCCCTTCCGGGGCAAAGACGCCCACTACCGCGACGCGGCCCGCAACCTAGTGAAATTCTACGCGGCTTTTGCGGCCAACCAAGCTACCCAAATGAAGGTGCTGCTGGAGCGCAAAGACAGCTTCACGAAAGCCGACGCCGACAAGTTCAACGGCTTTATCAACCTCTATAACACACAGAACCAGAAGCTGTCCACGGCCTACAACCAAGCCGGCAACAACTTCCAGGCTACGTACATCCCCGTATTCAACGACTAG
- a CDS encoding protein-L-isoaspartate(D-aspartate) O-methyltransferase produces MHADTYRHRGQRRTLVDELRRKGIRDERVLTALLAVPRHAFFETAFQAHAYQDKAFPIGEGQTISQPYTVAYQTALLGLEAHHKVLEVGTGSGYQCCVLLELTPHVFSIEYQPVLFERTRRRLAHLNRTAAHLFCGDGSVGLPEHAPFDRILVTAGSPTLPRPLLRQLRVGGCLVIPVGNAQAQRMVRVTRVSEEEFTREEFEQFRFVPLLGRAGWAS; encoded by the coding sequence ATGCACGCCGATACCTACCGACACCGCGGCCAGCGCCGCACCCTCGTAGACGAGCTGCGCCGCAAAGGAATCCGCGACGAGCGGGTACTAACGGCGCTGCTAGCCGTACCGCGTCATGCCTTTTTCGAAACCGCATTTCAGGCCCACGCATACCAAGACAAAGCGTTTCCCATTGGCGAAGGCCAAACTATTTCGCAGCCGTACACTGTAGCCTACCAAACGGCGCTGCTGGGTCTAGAGGCGCACCACAAGGTGCTGGAAGTTGGCACTGGGTCGGGCTACCAGTGTTGCGTGCTGCTGGAGCTTACGCCCCACGTCTTCAGCATCGAATACCAACCCGTGCTGTTCGAGCGCACGCGGCGGCGGCTGGCGCATCTTAACCGCACAGCCGCTCACCTATTCTGCGGCGACGGTTCCGTGGGCCTACCCGAACACGCACCCTTCGACCGGATTCTAGTCACGGCGGGCTCTCCCACGCTACCCCGGCCTCTACTCCGGCAGCTGCGCGTAGGTGGGTGCTTGGTTATTCCGGTGGGCAACGCTCAGGCGCAGCGCATGGTACGGGTGACGCGGGTAAGCGAAGAGGAGTTCACGCGCGAAGAATTCGAGCAATTTCGCTTTGTGCCACTGCTGGGGCGGGCGGGTTGGGCCAGCTAA
- the hemF gene encoding oxygen-dependent coproporphyrinogen oxidase, translating to MLTPFPSATPAPTFRASVEAWLRAFQDWLCQQLETTDGTGRFQEDAWQHHSGGGGRSRILTGGTIIEKGGVNFSAVSGNMTEQAARVLLMPTTEYFATGVSVVQHPRSPMVPISHMNVRYFEAGNGEAWFGGGLDLTPIYVDEAQARWFHQQIAEVCAQHGPTYYARFKQWADDYFYITHRQETRGIGGIFFDRLTVGKDGDREALFAFIRAVGEVFGRTYTELMRQNAALPYTERQKQWQLVRRGRYAEFNLAIDRGTRFGLETGGRTESILMSLPPQAEWHYNFSIEPNSPEAATQQWLRKGVEWLTETPFSA from the coding sequence ATGCTTACTCCTTTCCCTTCTGCAACTCCTGCTCCTACTTTCCGCGCCAGCGTGGAAGCATGGCTACGGGCGTTTCAGGATTGGCTTTGCCAGCAACTAGAAACTACCGATGGCACAGGCCGCTTCCAAGAAGACGCTTGGCAGCACCACAGCGGCGGGGGTGGCCGCTCACGCATCCTGACGGGCGGCACGATCATCGAGAAAGGTGGAGTGAATTTTTCGGCGGTATCAGGCAACATGACCGAACAGGCCGCTCGTGTACTGCTTATGCCCACCACCGAGTACTTTGCTACCGGCGTATCGGTGGTGCAGCATCCACGCAGCCCGATGGTGCCCATCTCCCACATGAACGTGCGCTACTTCGAGGCCGGCAACGGCGAAGCCTGGTTCGGTGGGGGCTTGGATCTGACTCCAATCTATGTGGATGAAGCGCAAGCCCGGTGGTTTCACCAGCAAATTGCCGAAGTCTGTGCGCAGCACGGCCCCACCTATTACGCACGGTTCAAGCAGTGGGCCGACGACTACTTTTACATAACGCATCGGCAGGAAACACGCGGCATCGGTGGCATCTTTTTCGACCGCCTGACGGTGGGCAAAGATGGCGACCGGGAAGCCTTGTTTGCTTTCATCCGGGCGGTGGGCGAGGTATTTGGGCGCACCTACACGGAACTGATGCGCCAGAATGCCGCCCTTCCCTATACCGAACGGCAAAAGCAATGGCAACTGGTGCGCCGGGGGCGCTATGCCGAGTTCAACCTGGCCATTGACCGGGGCACGCGCTTCGGCCTCGAAACCGGCGGCCGCACCGAAAGCATCCTGATGAGTTTGCCACCGCAGGCAGAGTGGCACTATAATTTCTCTATTGAACCAAACTCGCCCGAAGCCGCCACTCAGCAATGGCTACGCAAAGGAGTTGAGTGGCTCACTGAAACACCCTTTTCCGCTTGA